Proteins encoded in a region of the Haloarchaeobius salinus genome:
- a CDS encoding electron transfer flavoprotein subunit beta/FixA family protein, with translation MKVLVTVKEVAAVEDEFQIAGTSIDETYLEYDLNEWDDYAVEEAVQLQEAGIADEVVAVTIGPERAEETIRMALAKGADRAVRVWDDALEGADLLDVGAKTAILEKVVEEEDPDLVLSGVQADDDGFGATGVSLADALGFEWAAVVNHLDQDSVESGTASVRRELEGGVEELTDVELPAVLTIQTGINEPRYASLRGIRQAQRKEIAPKTLGDLGLDAAAVENELTLTDMYEPETESDATYFEGGPEEEAAQLADLLREKGVGAQ, from the coding sequence ATGAAAGTTCTCGTTACCGTCAAGGAGGTGGCCGCCGTCGAGGACGAGTTCCAGATCGCGGGCACGTCCATCGACGAGACGTACCTCGAATACGACCTCAACGAGTGGGACGACTACGCCGTCGAGGAGGCCGTCCAGCTCCAGGAGGCCGGCATCGCGGACGAAGTCGTCGCCGTGACCATCGGTCCGGAGCGGGCCGAGGAGACCATCCGGATGGCGCTCGCGAAGGGGGCGGACCGCGCGGTCCGCGTCTGGGACGACGCGCTGGAGGGTGCGGACCTGCTCGACGTCGGTGCGAAGACCGCCATCCTCGAGAAGGTCGTCGAGGAGGAGGACCCCGACCTCGTCCTCTCCGGTGTCCAGGCCGACGACGACGGCTTCGGCGCGACCGGCGTCTCGCTGGCCGACGCGCTCGGCTTCGAGTGGGCCGCGGTCGTGAACCACCTCGACCAGGACTCCGTCGAGTCCGGCACCGCGTCGGTCCGCCGCGAGCTGGAGGGTGGCGTCGAGGAGCTCACCGACGTCGAGCTTCCGGCGGTCCTGACCATCCAGACGGGTATCAACGAGCCGCGCTACGCCAGCCTCCGGGGTATCCGGCAGGCACAGCGCAAGGAGATCGCGCCGAAGACGCTCGGCGACCTCGGCCTCGACGCCGCGGCCGTCGAGAACGAACTCACACTCACCGACATGTACGAACCCGAGACGGAGAGCGACGCGACCTACTTCGAGGGCGGTCCCGAAGAGGAGGCGGCACAGCTCGCTGACCTGCTCCGCGAGAAGGGGGTGGGTGCACAATGA
- a CDS encoding helix-turn-helix transcriptional regulator — MRSLSAFAVALLALSLVVAPAVGASSTGSAPTELSTYQDSDRTPFAEASPHVVYEVNVTASGDARWSVTYRYILNSSNETEAFQRFGDDVAAGTGDVQLSRATFQRFADQAQSWTDREMTIEAAGWEDVSIEEREMPEARTTTRTTRSTNETGNETTTYVGELTYSFVWTNFAAVQGNTVSVGDAFGTENETWFNQLYDDQRLVLNSPTNYGIRNSPDDKGPDNGTLVWDGPVTFEPGYLEATYFELAPPNTSTPTDPGPNPNEEGLSPFVLVGLVGVLVAGAAGGAYMFAKRQSDRPDDGDSVATPNGGHGPTSDGGATGAMAASEDEPTDGADDADEAAAAAAGTDEPDEIDEELLSDEERVLRLLDDNGGRMKQANIVKETGWSNAKVSQLLSGMADDEEIRKLRIGRENLITLPGESLGEFDDEV; from the coding sequence ATGCGGTCACTCTCCGCGTTCGCTGTCGCCCTCCTCGCCCTCTCGCTCGTCGTCGCCCCCGCCGTCGGCGCGTCGAGCACCGGTTCCGCGCCGACCGAACTGTCAACGTACCAGGACTCGGATCGGACACCGTTCGCCGAGGCGAGTCCGCACGTCGTCTACGAGGTGAACGTGACGGCCTCGGGCGACGCCCGCTGGTCCGTGACCTACCGCTACATCCTGAACTCCTCGAACGAGACGGAGGCGTTCCAGCGGTTCGGTGACGACGTGGCGGCCGGGACGGGCGACGTCCAGCTCTCGCGTGCGACGTTCCAGCGGTTCGCGGACCAGGCCCAGTCGTGGACGGACCGCGAGATGACCATCGAGGCCGCCGGCTGGGAGGACGTCAGCATCGAGGAGCGGGAGATGCCCGAAGCGAGGACGACGACGCGGACGACGCGGTCGACGAACGAGACCGGGAACGAGACGACGACCTACGTCGGCGAGCTGACGTACTCCTTCGTCTGGACGAACTTCGCGGCGGTGCAGGGGAACACTGTCAGCGTCGGTGACGCCTTCGGGACGGAGAACGAGACGTGGTTCAACCAGCTGTACGACGACCAGCGCCTCGTCCTGAACAGCCCGACGAACTACGGCATCCGCAACTCGCCCGACGACAAGGGCCCGGACAACGGGACGCTCGTGTGGGACGGCCCGGTGACGTTCGAGCCGGGCTACCTGGAGGCGACGTACTTCGAGCTCGCGCCCCCGAACACGAGCACGCCGACGGACCCCGGCCCGAACCCCAACGAGGAGGGGCTGTCCCCGTTCGTGCTCGTCGGGCTCGTCGGCGTGCTCGTCGCCGGCGCGGCCGGCGGCGCGTACATGTTCGCGAAGCGCCAGTCCGACCGGCCCGACGACGGCGACTCCGTGGCGACGCCCAACGGCGGTCACGGCCCGACCAGCGACGGGGGTGCGACCGGCGCGATGGCCGCGTCGGAGGACGAACCCACCGACGGAGCGGACGACGCCGACGAAGCGGCTGCCGCGGCAGCTGGGACCGACGAGCCCGACGAGATCGACGAGGAGCTGCTCTCCGACGAGGAGCGCGTGCTCCGCCTGCTCGACGACAACGGCGGCCGGATGAAGCAGGCGAACATCGTCAAGGAGACGGGCTGGTCGAACGCGAAGGTGTCACAGCTGCTGTCGGGGATGGCCGACGACGAGGAGATACGGAAGCTCCGCATCGGCCGCGAGAACCTCATCACGCTCCCCGGGGAGAGCCTCGGCGAGTTCGACGACGAGGTCTGA
- a CDS encoding DUF7096 domain-containing protein — MTRLTLALLLTLLAIAPVASVAGVGGGAPPLPPDDADDAPAATAESPGTVVTIQANNTTRRLDLPTVDRATYSSPGLDLASTAAVTGQELDQGLRFEYLSVRVEHVGSAAQRRAIADAEVERLNRAIDELRDREWEVLLAYGNGEIGERELLHRLAVVHSRAATIQAAATRLEEDGADFNADDLRRRAGELQTPIRAQIRDAFTGQADTSFRVHVRGSTQGVVLQALSESRFSRDHYREAIRFDNYDEGPNTFSLNAFLDMLNDRYPYVTTYDADLDETTDGTNVYVNSHDQGDIRLYNDGRTEGVYREYQSLRLSDLPRSSRLTETENGTTVSVQLTPNGGPARVVATNALTGNTVSAEVVVDGKRVGQTRSGGSLWILQPSAAYTITVRTPDGTVTVPIDPPETTTNASVSA, encoded by the coding sequence ATGACGCGTCTCACGCTCGCCCTCCTCCTCACCCTCCTCGCCATCGCACCGGTCGCATCGGTGGCCGGCGTGGGCGGCGGCGCACCCCCACTCCCACCCGACGACGCCGACGACGCGCCCGCGGCGACCGCCGAGTCGCCCGGGACCGTCGTCACGATACAGGCGAACAACACCACACGACGGCTCGACCTCCCGACGGTCGACCGCGCGACGTACTCCTCCCCCGGACTTGACCTCGCGAGCACCGCCGCGGTGACCGGACAGGAGCTCGACCAGGGCCTCCGCTTCGAGTACCTCTCGGTCCGCGTCGAACATGTCGGCTCCGCGGCACAGCGGCGGGCCATCGCGGACGCGGAGGTCGAACGGCTCAATCGGGCCATCGACGAACTGCGAGACCGGGAGTGGGAGGTCCTCCTGGCGTACGGGAACGGCGAGATCGGGGAGCGCGAACTGCTGCACCGCCTCGCCGTGGTCCACTCGCGCGCCGCGACCATCCAGGCAGCAGCGACACGGCTCGAGGAAGACGGAGCCGACTTCAACGCGGACGACCTCCGGCGTCGGGCGGGCGAACTCCAGACACCGATCCGGGCGCAGATCCGTGACGCGTTCACCGGACAGGCGGACACGTCGTTCCGGGTCCACGTCCGTGGGTCGACGCAGGGAGTCGTGCTACAGGCGCTGTCGGAGTCGCGCTTCAGCCGCGACCACTATCGCGAAGCGATCCGGTTCGACAACTACGACGAGGGGCCGAACACGTTCAGCCTGAACGCGTTCCTCGACATGCTCAACGACCGGTACCCGTACGTCACGACCTACGACGCCGACCTCGACGAGACGACCGACGGCACGAACGTCTACGTCAACTCACACGACCAGGGAGACATCCGGCTCTACAACGACGGCCGCACCGAGGGCGTCTACCGGGAGTACCAGTCGCTCCGGCTGAGTGACCTCCCGCGCAGCAGCCGCCTCACCGAGACGGAGAACGGGACCACGGTGTCGGTCCAGCTGACGCCGAACGGCGGCCCCGCGAGGGTCGTCGCGACGAACGCCCTCACCGGCAACACCGTCTCCGCGGAGGTCGTGGTCGACGGCAAACGTGTCGGGCAGACCAGGTCCGGCGGCAGCCTCTGGATACTCCAGCCGTCCGCGGCGTACACCATCACGGTCCGGACTCCCGACGGGACGGTCACCGTTCCCATCGACCCCCCCGAGACGACGACCAACGCCAGCGTCTCGGCCTGA
- a CDS encoding V-type ATP synthase subunit E, with product MTLETVVEDIREEARARAEEIREEGEAEAESLVEAAEADAEETLEEAKRRAERNVAQERERELSSAKLEAKQMRLEARRDVLESVRDAVEEAIVDLDGEDREELTRALLDDAADEFDDAASVLVHGRADDQELVEEILADYDGYEWAGEYDCLGGVVVESEKSRLRVNNTFDSVVEDVWEDELKEISTRLFDEQ from the coding sequence ATGACCTTGGAAACAGTCGTTGAGGACATACGAGAGGAAGCCCGCGCGCGTGCGGAGGAAATCCGCGAAGAGGGCGAGGCGGAGGCCGAGTCGCTCGTCGAGGCGGCGGAGGCGGACGCCGAGGAGACCCTGGAGGAGGCAAAGCGCCGGGCGGAACGGAACGTGGCACAGGAACGCGAACGCGAGCTGTCCAGCGCGAAACTCGAGGCCAAGCAGATGCGTCTCGAGGCGCGCCGGGACGTGCTCGAGTCGGTCCGCGACGCCGTCGAGGAGGCCATCGTCGACCTCGACGGCGAGGACCGCGAGGAGCTGACCCGCGCGCTGCTCGACGACGCGGCCGACGAGTTCGACGACGCGGCCAGCGTCCTCGTCCACGGTCGCGCCGACGACCAGGAGCTCGTCGAGGAGATCCTCGCCGACTACGACGGCTACGAGTGGGCCGGCGAGTACGACTGCCTCGGCGGCGTGGTCGTCGAGAGCGAGAAGAGCCGCCTCCGGGTCAACAACACGTTCGACTCGGTTGTCGAGGACGTCTGGGAGGACGAACTCAAGGAAATCAGCACCCGACTGTTCGACGAGCAATGA
- a CDS encoding V-type ATP synthase subunit F, with the protein MSQEIAVIGSPEFTTGFRLAGVRKFENVTPEEKSNELDDAVRSVARDQEVGIVVMHAEDLDYLSREPRSIVDTSVEPTFVTVGGEAGSSGLREQIKRAIGIDLMEED; encoded by the coding sequence ATGAGCCAGGAGATAGCCGTCATCGGCAGTCCGGAGTTCACCACCGGCTTCCGGCTGGCCGGCGTTCGGAAGTTCGAGAACGTCACGCCGGAGGAGAAGTCGAACGAGCTGGACGACGCCGTCCGGTCGGTCGCACGGGACCAGGAGGTCGGCATCGTCGTGATGCACGCGGAGGACCTCGACTACCTCTCGCGCGAACCCCGTAGCATCGTCGACACGAGCGTCGAGCCGACGTTCGTGACCGTCGGCGGTGAGGCCGGCAGCAGCGGACTGCGCGAACAGATCAAGCGAGCCATCGGTATCGACCTGATGGAGGAAGACTAA
- a CDS encoding V-type ATP synthase subunit I, translated as MLRPEQMSKVSVTGSKAVMDPVIETVHDLNRVHLSDYDGSWEGFDNGTPRSDADDASEKLVTVRSLESILDVDGDDAGPSRIVTDEALDEELEEIRTEANELDDRRNEIESELREVEEEIDEVEPFTTLGVPLDLLSGYDTLHVAVGQGDQAAVQRVLDDSKAIRSFDIETGDELVAVFAYPESNARESILDDLLVQASFTRTDVPDAEGDAAEYIDELRHRRQQLESKLSTIEDEIGDLRLDAAGFLLAAEERLTIDVQKSEAPLQFATTESAFVAEGWIPTDQVDHLKAELSDAVGNRVDVDEIERAKYREGHATDTEHVSPEGEGSGKAAATDGGVVTMNDAPPTMMDNSEPAEPFELLTKMVGLPSYDELDPTFFIMLTFPAFFGFMIGDLGYGILYTVAGFYMYSRFDSDAIRALGGIGMWAGGFTMLFGVLYGELFGLHVLGDVLFNGNPPMHKGLQPAYAQYAQTWLFVSVLAGLAHMTLGYFFGVVNHISHGIEEVLYDDLSWLVMMLGLWLAILSTAGRGIKPDFMFTTLGGPNAAYDLGYTGMPEVAAFAGLGMFALGLVVMTYGEFQHMGAPGLVVGPLESVNVLVNVLSYFRLAAVLLAKAGMAFVVNLLFFGAWVDAKGGWHFGTGGMPSGTGIEYHHYEVTEIMFGGLLHGGIAMALVGILVFVVGHIAVLLLGITSAGLQGVRLEYVEFFDKFYDGEGRAFDPFGYEREFTTED; from the coding sequence ATGCTCAGACCTGAGCAGATGAGCAAGGTCTCGGTGACGGGGTCCAAGGCGGTCATGGACCCGGTCATCGAGACGGTACACGACCTCAACCGGGTCCACCTGAGCGACTACGACGGCTCCTGGGAGGGGTTCGACAACGGGACGCCCCGTTCGGACGCCGACGACGCGTCCGAGAAGCTCGTGACGGTCCGCTCGCTCGAGAGCATCCTCGACGTCGACGGGGACGACGCCGGCCCGAGCCGCATCGTCACCGACGAGGCGCTCGACGAGGAGCTCGAGGAGATCCGCACCGAGGCCAACGAGCTCGACGACCGCCGCAACGAGATCGAATCGGAGCTCCGCGAGGTCGAAGAGGAGATCGACGAGGTCGAGCCGTTCACCACGCTCGGCGTCCCGCTCGACCTGCTCTCGGGCTACGACACCCTGCACGTCGCCGTCGGCCAGGGCGATCAGGCCGCCGTGCAGCGCGTTCTCGACGACTCGAAGGCGATCCGCTCGTTCGACATCGAGACCGGTGACGAACTCGTCGCCGTCTTCGCCTACCCCGAGTCCAACGCACGCGAGAGCATCCTCGACGACCTGCTCGTGCAGGCGAGCTTCACGCGGACGGACGTCCCGGACGCCGAGGGCGACGCCGCGGAGTACATCGACGAGCTCCGGCACCGCAGGCAGCAGCTCGAGTCGAAGCTCTCGACCATCGAGGACGAGATCGGCGACCTGCGTCTCGACGCCGCCGGCTTCCTGCTGGCCGCCGAGGAGCGACTGACCATCGACGTCCAGAAGTCCGAGGCACCGCTCCAGTTCGCGACGACCGAGAGCGCGTTCGTCGCCGAGGGCTGGATCCCGACCGACCAGGTCGACCACCTGAAGGCCGAGCTCTCCGACGCGGTCGGGAACCGCGTCGACGTCGACGAGATCGAGCGCGCGAAGTACCGCGAGGGCCACGCGACCGACACCGAGCACGTCTCCCCCGAGGGCGAGGGCTCCGGGAAGGCGGCCGCGACCGACGGTGGCGTCGTCACGATGAACGACGCGCCGCCGACGATGATGGACAACTCGGAGCCCGCCGAGCCGTTCGAGCTCCTGACGAAGATGGTCGGACTGCCGAGCTACGACGAGCTCGACCCGACGTTCTTCATCATGCTCACGTTCCCGGCGTTCTTCGGGTTCATGATCGGTGACCTCGGCTACGGTATCCTCTACACCGTTGCCGGCTTCTACATGTACAGCCGGTTCGACAGCGACGCCATCCGCGCCCTCGGCGGTATCGGCATGTGGGCCGGTGGCTTCACGATGCTGTTCGGTGTCCTGTACGGTGAGTTATTCGGACTGCACGTCCTCGGCGACGTGCTGTTCAACGGCAACCCGCCGATGCACAAGGGGCTCCAGCCCGCGTATGCCCAGTACGCCCAGACGTGGCTGTTCGTCAGCGTGCTGGCCGGGCTCGCCCACATGACGCTGGGGTACTTCTTCGGCGTCGTCAACCACATCAGCCACGGCATCGAGGAGGTCCTCTACGACGACCTCTCGTGGCTCGTGATGATGCTCGGGCTCTGGCTCGCCATCCTCAGCACGGCGGGTCGCGGGATCAAGCCCGACTTCATGTTCACCACGCTCGGCGGCCCGAACGCGGCCTACGATCTCGGCTACACCGGCATGCCGGAGGTCGCTGCGTTCGCCGGCCTCGGGATGTTCGCCCTCGGTCTCGTCGTGATGACCTACGGCGAGTTCCAGCACATGGGCGCACCCGGCCTCGTGGTCGGCCCGCTCGAGAGCGTGAACGTCCTCGTCAACGTGCTCTCGTACTTCCGGCTCGCGGCCGTGCTGCTGGCGAAGGCGGGGATGGCGTTCGTCGTCAACCTGCTCTTCTTCGGGGCGTGGGTCGATGCGAAGGGCGGCTGGCACTTCGGGACCGGCGGCATGCCGAGCGGGACCGGCATCGAGTACCACCACTACGAGGTCACCGAGATCATGTTCGGCGGCCTGCTCCACGGTGGTATCGCGATGGCGCTCGTCGGCATCCTCGTGTTCGTCGTCGGCCACATCGCCGTGCTCCTGCTCGGCATCACCAGCGCCGGCCTGCAGGGGGTCCGTCTCGAGTACGTCGAGTTCTTCGACAAGTTCTACGACGGCGAGGGGCGCGCGTTCGACCCCTTCGGCTACGAACGGGAGTTCACGACTGAGGACTGA
- a CDS encoding type IV pilin: MLAARAVSPVVGIALLLALTVVTSSVVAVGALDLATEQTAPPQATFDATADASTGRVTITHRGGEAIDVDELELVVTVDGEELRRQPPVPFFSARGFVSGPTGPFNVAADQRWTAGESASFAIAGTNGPVVSHGAVVVVTLVVEGNIVASVRSVAAGRTGQRSAALREDRSGQSAASSGSMLSLPLSRSPAMSGVTSSSGSTLSLPPSRSPAMSGSVSSAGLVPSVSGSPGTRAIVVIATSGS, translated from the coding sequence GTGCTCGCCGCTCGTGCCGTCAGTCCGGTCGTCGGGATCGCACTCCTCCTCGCGCTCACAGTGGTCACGTCGAGCGTCGTCGCCGTCGGCGCGCTCGACCTCGCGACCGAGCAGACGGCACCACCGCAGGCGACGTTCGACGCGACGGCGGACGCGTCGACGGGCCGGGTCACCATCACGCACCGCGGCGGCGAGGCCATCGACGTGGACGAGCTGGAGCTCGTCGTCACGGTCGACGGCGAGGAACTGCGCCGGCAGCCACCCGTGCCGTTCTTCTCCGCGCGCGGGTTCGTCTCCGGGCCGACCGGGCCGTTCAACGTGGCGGCCGACCAGCGCTGGACGGCGGGCGAGTCGGCGAGCTTCGCGATCGCGGGGACGAACGGTCCGGTCGTCTCTCACGGGGCCGTCGTCGTCGTCACGCTCGTCGTCGAAGGAAACATCGTCGCGAGCGTTCGGTCGGTCGCGGCGGGTCGGACCGGACAGCGGTCGGCGGCCCTGCGGGAGGACAGGTCCGGTCAGTCGGCGGCCTCGTCGGGTTCGATGCTCTCGCTGCCGCTGTCCCGGTCACCCGCCATGTCGGGCGTGACTTCGTCGTCGGGTTCGACGCTCTCGCTGCCGCCGTCCCGGTCACCCGCCATGTCGGGTTCGGTCTCCTCGGCAGGGCTGGTGCCGTCGGTCTCCGGGTCACCCGGCACGCGTGCAATCGTCGTGATCGCGACGTCCGGGTCGTAG
- a CDS encoding ATP synthase subunit A, with the protein MSQATDSEAVREDGVIESVSGPVVTATDLGAKMNDVVYVGDEGLMGEVIEIEGNLSTIQVYEETSAVAPGEPVENTGEPLSVDLGPGMLDTIYDGVQRPLDVLQEKMDSAFLDRGVDAPGIDLEKTWEFEPTVEEGDEVAPGDVVGIVEETVTIDHKVMVPPGYEGGEVTAIEAGNFTVEETVAELDNGEEIQMRQEWPVRSPRPSEDKQTPTTPLISGQRILDGLFPLAKGGTAAIPGPFGSGKTVTQQSLAKFSDADIVVYIGCGERGNEMTEVIDDFPELPDPQTGNALMARTCLIANTSNMPVAARESCVYTGITIAEFYRDMGYDVALMADSTSRWAEAMREISSRLEEMPGEEGYPAYLAARLSQFYERAGYFENINGTEGSISVIGAVSPPGGDFSEPVTQNTLRIVKTFWALDADLAERRHFPAINWNESYSLYQDQLDPWYRDNVAEDYPEVRQWAVDTLDEEGELQEIVQLVGKDALPPDQQLTLEVARYLREAWLQQNAFIEVDQYCPPEKTYGILTAIKHFNDEAFEALDAGVPVEEIQNIDAAPKLNRIATTEDDEAEEFIDELEADITEQLRELY; encoded by the coding sequence ATGAGCCAAGCAACAGATTCGGAGGCCGTTCGCGAGGACGGTGTCATCGAGAGCGTGAGCGGTCCGGTCGTGACCGCCACGGACCTCGGGGCCAAGATGAACGACGTCGTCTACGTCGGTGACGAGGGCCTGATGGGCGAGGTCATCGAGATCGAAGGGAACCTGTCCACGATTCAGGTGTACGAGGAGACCTCGGCGGTCGCGCCGGGCGAACCCGTCGAGAACACGGGCGAGCCGCTCTCCGTGGACCTCGGGCCGGGCATGCTGGACACCATCTACGACGGCGTCCAGCGCCCGCTCGACGTCCTGCAGGAGAAGATGGACTCGGCGTTCCTCGACCGCGGTGTCGACGCGCCGGGCATCGACCTGGAGAAGACCTGGGAGTTCGAGCCCACCGTCGAGGAGGGCGACGAGGTCGCACCCGGCGACGTGGTCGGCATCGTCGAGGAGACCGTCACCATCGACCACAAGGTCATGGTGCCGCCGGGCTACGAAGGTGGCGAGGTCACCGCGATCGAGGCCGGCAACTTCACCGTCGAGGAGACGGTCGCCGAGCTGGACAACGGCGAGGAGATCCAGATGCGCCAGGAGTGGCCCGTCCGGTCCCCGCGCCCGAGCGAGGACAAGCAGACGCCGACGACGCCGCTGATCTCGGGTCAGCGCATCCTCGACGGCCTGTTCCCGCTCGCGAAGGGTGGGACGGCCGCGATTCCCGGGCCGTTCGGCTCCGGGAAGACGGTCACCCAGCAGAGCCTCGCGAAGTTCTCGGACGCGGACATCGTCGTCTACATCGGCTGTGGCGAGCGCGGCAACGAGATGACGGAGGTCATCGACGACTTCCCCGAGCTTCCGGACCCCCAGACGGGGAACGCGCTGATGGCCCGGACCTGCCTCATCGCGAACACGTCCAACATGCCGGTGGCGGCACGTGAGTCCTGTGTGTACACGGGCATCACCATCGCCGAGTTCTACCGCGACATGGGCTACGACGTCGCACTGATGGCTGACTCCACCTCCCGGTGGGCGGAGGCCATGCGCGAGATCTCCTCCCGGCTGGAGGAGATGCCCGGCGAGGAGGGCTACCCCGCGTACCTCGCCGCGCGCCTCTCGCAGTTCTACGAGCGGGCCGGCTACTTCGAGAACATCAACGGTACGGAAGGATCGATCTCGGTCATCGGGGCTGTCTCGCCGCCGGGCGGTGACTTCTCCGAGCCGGTCACCCAGAACACGCTGCGCATCGTGAAGACGTTCTGGGCGCTGGACGCCGACCTCGCGGAACGGCGTCACTTCCCCGCGATCAACTGGAACGAGTCGTACTCGCTGTACCAGGACCAGCTCGACCCCTGGTACCGCGACAACGTCGCCGAGGACTACCCCGAGGTGCGCCAGTGGGCGGTCGACACGCTCGACGAGGAGGGCGAGCTCCAGGAGATCGTCCAGCTCGTCGGCAAGGACGCGCTGCCGCCGGACCAGCAGCTCACGCTCGAGGTCGCGCGCTACCTGCGCGAGGCGTGGCTCCAGCAGAACGCGTTCATCGAGGTCGACCAGTACTGCCCGCCGGAGAAGACCTACGGCATCCTCACGGCGATCAAGCACTTCAACGACGAGGCGTTCGAGGCGCTCGACGCCGGCGTCCCCGTCGAGGAGATCCAGAACATCGACGCGGCACCGAAGCTGAACCGCATCGCGACGACCGAAGACGACGAGGCCGAGGAGTTCATCGACGAACTCGAGGCCGACATCACCGAACAGCTCCGGGAGCTGTACTAA
- the ahaH gene encoding ATP synthase archaeal subunit H, with protein sequence MPRPEVLEQIKEAETAADEIVAEAEADRDERIAEARQRADEIRQEAEEEARELEEQRLESAREEIEAEREQILEEGEAEREELRDRADGRVDDVVAYVLETFQEEVHAQT encoded by the coding sequence ATGCCGAGGCCAGAGGTTCTCGAACAGATAAAGGAGGCCGAGACAGCGGCCGACGAGATCGTCGCCGAGGCGGAGGCCGACCGCGACGAACGTATCGCCGAGGCTCGACAGCGCGCCGACGAGATCCGTCAGGAGGCGGAAGAGGAGGCACGCGAGCTCGAAGAGCAGCGGCTCGAATCGGCCAGAGAGGAGATCGAGGCGGAACGCGAGCAGATCCTCGAGGAGGGTGAAGCCGAGCGCGAGGAGCTTCGCGACCGTGCCGACGGTCGCGTCGACGACGTCGTCGCGTACGTCCTCGAGACCTTCCAGGAGGAGGTACATGCTCAGACCTGA
- a CDS encoding V-type ATP synthase subunit C — protein sequence MNKSDSGSNPEYVNARVRARRAKLYDDEDYRKLVRMGTGEIARYMEESEYETEMNALGARYSGVDLIEYALNRNLAKHFEDILDWSGGQLYDQLAAYLRKFDAWNLKTILRGVYAGSKREEIEADLIQAGEFDDEFLGQLLEVQDIEAIVEACSGTIFGPGLDEALDQYLELDILVPLENAVDRAFYEHLLDEVGTVNDVDSPAALYLEFLQAEIDFRNVRNALRLSRSGADIDPAEYFIEGGRLFDADELTQLVTNTDELVARIRDSTYGDDLSAALNELEGAESLIGFENALDAALTEYADQFSNSFPISITPVLAYIITKERETDNIRAIARGKEAGLSEEEIEAELVTI from the coding sequence ATGAACAAGAGCGACAGCGGTTCCAATCCGGAGTACGTCAACGCCCGGGTCAGAGCGCGTCGTGCGAAGCTCTACGACGACGAGGACTACCGCAAGCTCGTCCGCATGGGGACCGGTGAGATCGCCCGCTACATGGAGGAGTCCGAGTACGAGACCGAGATGAACGCACTCGGAGCCCGCTACAGTGGCGTCGACCTCATCGAGTACGCCCTGAACCGCAACCTCGCGAAGCACTTCGAGGACATCCTCGACTGGTCGGGCGGCCAGCTGTACGACCAGCTCGCGGCGTACCTGCGCAAGTTCGACGCGTGGAACCTGAAGACGATCCTTCGGGGCGTGTACGCCGGCTCGAAACGCGAGGAGATCGAGGCCGACCTCATCCAGGCCGGGGAGTTCGACGACGAGTTCCTCGGCCAGCTCCTCGAGGTGCAGGACATCGAGGCCATCGTCGAAGCGTGCTCGGGGACCATCTTCGGCCCCGGGCTCGACGAGGCGCTGGACCAGTATCTGGAGCTGGACATCCTCGTCCCGCTCGAGAACGCCGTCGACCGTGCGTTCTACGAGCACCTGCTCGACGAGGTCGGGACGGTGAACGACGTCGACAGCCCGGCCGCACTCTACCTGGAGTTCCTCCAGGCGGAGATCGACTTCCGGAACGTCCGGAACGCGCTCCGGCTCTCGCGCAGCGGGGCCGACATCGACCCCGCGGAGTACTTCATCGAGGGCGGTCGGCTGTTCGACGCCGACGAGCTGACCCAGCTGGTCACCAACACCGACGAGCTGGTCGCACGCATCCGCGACAGCACGTACGGCGACGACCTGTCGGCTGCGCTCAACGAGCTCGAGGGGGCCGAGAGCCTCATCGGGTTCGAGAACGCGCTCGACGCGGCACTGACCGAGTACGCGGACCAATTCTCGAACTCGTTCCCGATATCGATCACCCCGGTCCTCGCGTACATCATCACGAAGGAGCGGGAGACCGACAACATCCGCGCCATCGCACGCGGCAAGGAAGCGGGACTGAGCGAGGAGGAGATCGAAGCGGAGCTGGTCACGATATGA